The stretch of DNA GCAGTCATTTACGCACTCATTAGATAGAAGTGTCTTAAATAGATAAGTTGTCCCACCCTGAGGCAATGTAGTCGGATATACCCATTTATCGTCCTTAGAACGGCTTCTATGCTCATCTTTAGCCCCAGCGCAGGCACAAGCCAGGTCATAACTGGAATCTCTGCTTAAAATGGAGAGTTTATCTGTTACATTGAGACTGTTCTTTATAGTGATCATATTTTATCCTCCACCTCTTTTAAATACAAAAACCCTCGCTTAGCATGTTAAACAAACTAAAACGAAGGTTTTACTTTTTTATAGTCCAGGTTCCCCCTTCGAACGCAGGACTTTTAAACTATGTTTTTATTTTAATCTTATCAAAGATGTTATCAAGCTAGAATCATAAGAAGCATAACCGGGATCTTTACTTACTGCTATCCAACTTTTCCATAGGCTGATTGCAGCAAACCAATTCGCCTCCACCGACTTTTATGACTGCTACTTCGTTGCCGCAAACATTGCAGCGATATTTTTCTCCTACTTCTTTTACTTCCATAGAATCTCCTCTAACTAGTTATTTTATTTATCCCAGAATGAATCTGCCTCTTCCTCCATCTTTTCCAATCTTGTGTAATAATCCGAAAACTCATTAAGGTGTGCAAGAGCAATCTTACCTGTAACTAAAGGATCATCATTAGTTACATTTGTAGAAGAATCTACTAAACCATGCTCAAGTTCTACGTCCATGCCCATACGGAACTGTTCCAGGTCAAACTTATCCCATTTTAACCCCAAAGCCTCTCCGATACTCTTTGCTTCTTCAGCTGTAAAGCTTTTCTTGGCTTCCATATCTTCCTCCTGTTTTGTATTAAATTACTTACAAAATGTCTAAATCACTAATCACGC from Candidatus Kaelpia aquatica encodes:
- a CDS encoding DUF5661 family protein yields the protein MEAKKSFTAEEAKSIGEALGLKWDKFDLEQFRMGMDVELEHGLVDSSTNVTNDDPLVTGKIALAHLNEFSDYYTRLEKMEEEADSFWDK
- a CDS encoding desulfoferrodoxin FeS4 iron-binding domain-containing protein, producing the protein MEVKEVGEKYRCNVCGNEVAVIKVGGGELVCCNQPMEKLDSSK